A genomic window from Deferribacterota bacterium includes:
- a CDS encoding enoyl-CoA hydratase-related protein: MNNCEIFHIDELKIDDLKQLFDSFKGFEKNRSKDIFMLKIYKNQKDITKYLDYFKSLNKSDIQTYSELSQKIAASIINSRKLVVAESAGYVFDGYFELSLIADLFLTTKNSEFGYPCLDKGVIPHFGGLKILTRAIFEQFIKYITLTGEMLNADEYYKRGIISKVFDTNEALTDYTKHLTCKIKEKSVFALGLVKEIINRAPHLALEDALLIEQNAFCISFASKDKDEGIKAFLENRKALFTTRWEDINNAE; this comes from the coding sequence TGACTTAAAACAACTCTTTGACAGTTTTAAAGGCTTTGAGAAGAACAGGTCAAAAGACATTTTTATGCTTAAAATATACAAAAATCAAAAGGATATTACCAAATATTTAGATTATTTTAAGTCATTAAATAAAAGTGATATTCAAACATATAGTGAATTAAGCCAAAAAATTGCCGCATCTATTATTAATTCAAGAAAACTTGTGGTTGCTGAAAGTGCCGGCTATGTTTTTGATGGTTATTTTGAGTTATCATTAATAGCAGATCTATTTTTAACTACAAAAAATTCTGAGTTTGGCTACCCTTGTCTCGATAAGGGAGTGATCCCCCACTTTGGTGGGCTTAAAATCTTAACAAGGGCTATATTTGAGCAGTTTATAAAGTATATCACCCTTACTGGTGAAATGCTTAATGCTGATGAATATTACAAGAGAGGTATTATAAGTAAAGTTTTTGACACAAATGAGGCCTTAACAGATTATACAAAACATCTTACCTGTAAGATTAAAGAAAAGAGTGTTTTTGCCTTAGGCTTAGTTAAAGAGATTATAAATAGAGCCCCTCATCTAGCCTTGGAGGATGCCCTTCTAATTGAACAAAATGCCTTTTGTATATCTTTTGCTAGTAAAGATAAGGATGAGGGTATAAAAGCCTTTTTAGAAAATAGGAAAGCACTTTTTACTACTAGATGGGAGGATATCAATAACGCAGAATAG